In Ammospiza nelsoni isolate bAmmNel1 chromosome 20, bAmmNel1.pri, whole genome shotgun sequence, one DNA window encodes the following:
- the PDCL gene encoding phosducin-like protein, whose translation MTTADDKLLGEKLQYYYSSSEGEDEDSEKEDKEGESSIPESVGEVELSSDGSAINTGPKGVINDWRRFKQLETEQRQEQRREMERLIKKLSMTCRSHLDEEAEQQKQKELQEKINGKMTLQEYSMIHNDEDDEEFLQRYRKQRMEEMRQQLYSGQQFKQVFEITSGEAFLDTVDKEHKSTLIMIHIYEDDIPGTESLNGCMICLAAEYPTVKFCRVKSSLIGASTRFTNNALPALLVYKAGELIGNFVRITDQLGEDFFAVDLEAFLQECGLLPEKDLLLLTSIHNPSACYSEDSDLEID comes from the exons ATGACTACTGCGGATGATAAACTGCTTGGCGAGAAGCTGCAGTATTAttacagcagcagtgagggTGAGGATGAAGACAGTGAGAAGGAGGATAAAGAAGGGGAGAGCAGCATTCCTGAAAGTGTGGGCGAGGTGGAGCTCAGCAGCGATGGCAGCGCTATCAACACAG GTCCCAAGGGAGTGATCAATGACTGGCGGAGGTTTAAGCAGCTGGAGACGGAGCAGCGGCAGGAGCAGCGCAGGGAGATGGAGAGGCTCATCAAGAAGCTCTCCATGACCTGCAGGTCTCACCTGGATgaggaggctgagcagcagaagcagaaagaGCTTCAGGAAAAAATCAATGGAAAG ATGACTTTACAGGAATACAGCATGATCCACAATGATGAGGACGATGAGGAGTTCTTGCAGCGCTACAGGAAGCAGCGGATGGAGGAGATGAGGCAGCAGTTGTACAGTGGGCAGCAATTCAAGCAGGTGTTTGAGATCACCAGTGGGGAAGCATTTCTGGATACCGTGGACAAAGAGCATAAGAGCACACTGATCATGATCCATATTTATGAAGATGATATCCCTGGCACTGAGTCCCTGAATGGCTGCATGatctgcctggctgctgagtACCCAACAGTGAAATTCTGCAGAGTGAAGAGTTCACTCATTGGTGCCAGCACTCGCTTCACTAACAATGCCCTGCCGGCCCTGCTGGTCTACAAGGCAGGGGAGCTCATTGGCAACTTCGTGCGCATCACCGACCAGCTGGGAGAAGATTTTTTTGCTGTAGACCTGGAGGCTTTTCTGCAGGAGTGTGGTTTGCTGCCAGAAAAAGACCTACTGCTGCTGACTTCTATACATAATCCATCTGCATGTTACAGTGAAGACAGTGATCTGGAAATAGACTGA